Proteins encoded together in one Benincasa hispida cultivar B227 chromosome 1, ASM972705v1, whole genome shotgun sequence window:
- the LOC120078053 gene encoding uncharacterized protein LOC120078053, translated as MTLSDGTMRWACALDDGRQHYTVGKDYVVGCVLCNRHRRYAMVALVLNKRLRLLANKDIHALVIGDALASLGDVASAVYELHVGIRNISARVKAASHQGFFEVGIASIDIMQKDVPFEFDKKCQEAFDTLKEKLTTTPILQPTRWDVPFEIMCDASNLDVGAVLGQRVEKKSHVICFASRILNPNEINYITSEKEFLAIVFALDKFHSYIIGFPITIYTDHAALSMDFMGPFSSSFGYLYILLAVDYVWKWVEAIPTMTKNVVTIEALMRKYGVHHHIVTLYHPQQTDKLKYQIERPKPCCGNQKSGNWEGIQSDRALLKDVQ; from the exons ATGACGCTGAGTGATGGAACTATGCGATGGGCGTGTGCACTAGATGATGGACGTCAGCACTACACAGTGGGCAAGGACTATGTGGTAGGCTGTGTGCTATGCAATAGGCATAGGCGTTATGCAATG GTTGCGTTGGTCTTGAATAAGAGACTAAGGTTATTGGCAAACAAGGACATACATGCATTGGTCATAGGGGATGCGTTAGCAAGCCTAGGCGATG TGGCATCCGCTGTGTATGAGTTGCATGTTGGTATCAGAAATATTTCTGCTAGAGTtaaggca GCGAGTCATCAAGGATTTTTCGAAGTTGGCATTGCCTCTATCGACATTATGCAGAAGGATGTTCCctttgagtttgacaaaaagTGTCAAGAAGCTTTCGACACCTTAAAGGAGAAGCTAACCACTACCCCAATTTTGCAACCTACAAGGTGGGATGTGCCATTCGAGATCATGTGTGATGCTAGCAATCTAGATGTGGGAGCAGTGCTAGGACAAAGGGTTGAAAAGAAGAGCCACGTCATATGCTTTGCATCAAGAATCCTAAAcccaaatgaaattaattacatCACATCTGAAAAAGAATTTTTGGCCATTGTTTTTGCTTTAGATAAATTCCATTCTTACATCATTGGATTTCCTATCACTATCTATACTGACCACGCTGCTCTCAG tATGGATTTCATGggccctttttcttcttcatttggctACTTATACATTCTTTTAGCGGTGGACTATGTTTGGAAGTGGGTCGAGGCAATCCCCACAATGACTAAGAATGTTGTG ACCATCGAGGCACTCATGAGGAAATATGGAGTACACCATCATATTGTCACTCTATATCACCCTCAGCAAACGGACAAGCTGAAATATCAAATTGAGAGGCCAAAGCCA TGCTGTGGAAATCAGAAGTCTGGAAACTGGGAAGGAATTCAAAGTGATCGGGCACTGCTTAAAGATGTTCAATGA